One window of Sinorhizobium numidicum genomic DNA carries:
- a CDS encoding SOS response-associated peptidase produces METKLTSVVDPSYVKCHIHVMCGRFALTATPEELMELFGLLEADDFPARFNIAPTQPIIVIVASDRAEPGSNLPERKAMLVRWGFTPGWVKDPRDFPLLINARSETAVGKAAFRAAMRHRRILVPASGFYEWRRPAKGSREASQAYWVRPKKGGILAFAGLMETWSSADGSEVDTAAILTAGANKAVRHIHDRMPVVIQPEDFARWLDCKTREPRDVTDLMAPVSEDYFEAIPVSDKVNQVANSGPELQDEIEPLVSPAAKEDRNKDSGQMSLF; encoded by the coding sequence GACGGCGACGCCGGAAGAATTGATGGAACTGTTTGGCCTGCTGGAGGCGGACGATTTTCCGGCAAGGTTCAACATCGCGCCGACTCAGCCGATCATCGTGATTGTCGCGTCGGATCGGGCGGAACCGGGCAGCAATCTGCCGGAACGTAAAGCCATGCTGGTCCGCTGGGGGTTCACTCCGGGTTGGGTGAAGGATCCGCGCGATTTTCCGTTGCTCATCAATGCCCGCTCCGAAACGGCCGTCGGCAAGGCAGCCTTCCGCGCGGCAATGCGCCATCGCCGAATTCTGGTGCCTGCCTCCGGCTTCTATGAGTGGCGCCGCCCGGCGAAAGGCAGCCGGGAAGCCTCGCAGGCCTATTGGGTCCGCCCGAAGAAGGGCGGCATTCTTGCTTTTGCCGGGCTCATGGAGACCTGGTCCTCGGCAGATGGCTCTGAGGTCGATACGGCCGCCATTCTGACCGCTGGCGCGAACAAGGCGGTCCGCCACATCCACGATCGCATGCCCGTCGTAATCCAGCCGGAAGATTTTGCCCGCTGGCTGGATTGCAAGACCCGGGAGCCGCGAGACGTAACGGACCTTATGGCTCCTGTGTCTGAAGACTATTTCGAAGCGATCCCGGTGTCCGACAAGGTCAACCAGGTCGCCAACAGCGGCCCCGAGCTTCAAGACGAAATCGAGCCGCTCGTATCGCCGGCAGCAAAGGAAGACCGCAACAAGGACAGCGGACAAATGTCGCTGTTTTAG
- the cysS gene encoding cysteine--tRNA ligase, whose product MGGMPTLKLYNTLTREKADFRPIDPQNVRMYVCGPTVYDYAHIGNARPLIVFDVLFRLLRHVYGASHVTYARNITDVDDKINARALRDYPALPLNEAIRHVTEKTEKQFLEDAALLGCLEPDVQPRATENIAQMIEIIEKLIAKGHAYQAAGEVLFDTKSMADYGQLSKRNLEEQQAGARVAVDAHKKNPGDFVLWKLSEENEPGWDSPWGRGRPGWHVECSAMSGRYLGEVFDIHGGGLDLIFPHHENEIAQSRCAHGTDVMANVWMHNGFLQVEGRKMSKSEGNFITIYELLHTEKFGGRKWPGEVLRLAMLMTHYREPIDFSVKRLEEAEHLLSKWPVPSETVGEAEPTVVAAIADDLNTVAAIQALHALAQKASADSQYLGAFTASAALIGVVPKEIELDEAVVHEIDGRVRARLELLKAKNYAEADRIRADLLARGIQLKDGKDSETGERVTTWEVKRSQV is encoded by the coding sequence ATGGGCGGAATGCCGACTTTGAAGCTGTACAACACGCTGACGCGGGAAAAGGCCGATTTTCGGCCGATCGATCCTCAGAACGTCCGCATGTATGTCTGCGGTCCGACGGTCTACGACTATGCCCATATCGGCAATGCCCGGCCGCTCATAGTGTTCGACGTTCTGTTTCGGCTGCTGCGCCATGTCTACGGCGCGAGCCATGTCACCTATGCCCGCAACATCACCGACGTCGACGACAAGATCAACGCGCGGGCGCTGCGCGATTATCCGGCCTTGCCACTGAACGAAGCAATCCGGCACGTGACCGAGAAGACCGAAAAGCAGTTTCTGGAGGACGCCGCGCTACTCGGCTGCCTCGAGCCGGACGTGCAGCCGCGGGCCACCGAAAATATCGCTCAGATGATCGAGATCATCGAGAAGCTGATTGCCAAGGGCCACGCCTATCAGGCGGCGGGCGAAGTGCTGTTCGATACAAAGTCGATGGCGGACTACGGCCAGCTTTCGAAGCGCAATCTCGAGGAGCAGCAGGCCGGTGCGCGTGTCGCTGTCGATGCCCACAAAAAGAATCCGGGTGACTTCGTGCTATGGAAGCTCTCCGAGGAGAATGAGCCTGGCTGGGATAGCCCATGGGGACGCGGTCGGCCGGGCTGGCACGTTGAATGCTCGGCGATGAGCGGCCGCTATCTTGGTGAAGTGTTTGACATTCACGGTGGTGGGCTGGATCTGATCTTCCCGCACCACGAGAACGAAATTGCCCAGTCGCGCTGCGCCCATGGGACCGATGTGATGGCCAATGTCTGGATGCACAACGGCTTCCTGCAGGTCGAGGGCCGCAAGATGTCGAAATCGGAAGGCAATTTCATCACCATCTATGAACTCCTCCACACGGAGAAGTTCGGTGGCCGCAAATGGCCGGGCGAGGTGCTGCGACTGGCGATGCTGATGACGCATTACCGCGAGCCGATCGACTTCTCCGTCAAGCGGTTGGAAGAAGCCGAGCATCTGCTTTCCAAATGGCCGGTCCCCAGCGAGACAGTGGGCGAGGCCGAGCCAACGGTTGTGGCTGCGATCGCCGACGATCTCAACACGGTCGCGGCGATCCAGGCTCTGCATGCGTTGGCGCAGAAAGCATCTGCCGATTCGCAATATCTCGGCGCCTTCACGGCGAGCGCGGCGCTCATCGGCGTCGTGCCGAAGGAGATCGAACTCGACGAGGCGGTCGTGCACGAGATCGACGGCCGTGTGCGTGCGCGTCTCGAACTCCTGAAAGCAAAAAACTATGCCGAAGCCGACCGCATCCGCGCCGATCTCCTGGCCAGGGGCATCCAGCTCAAGGATGGCAAAGACT